The segment tttattaacagcAAAAGTGTTGAACAACTTTGATTTATATCAgctataaagaaataataaaatatgtgtatatatctgtatatatCTGCTGTAATTGGACGTTTACACGAAGtaacataataaatattaaatacgaaTGATCGACGTTTAATAATGTGAAATCATTGAATTTTCTCGTGAtggattttattaaatttacttctaaagtaaatgtatttttctccTCTGGCATATTTCTACGTATACAGGCATCTTAGGAGACAACACCTTTCACAGAGTTGGTGAAGTTCTTTCTGAAACCTGTTCTTGTTTTGTCGAAGGAATTGACACTCTGACTAGCTTCCTATTCTGaacttatttacatatttatactgATATACCAGCGTATACATGCGAATTGTGAGAGATGTGCACTAGTTTACTTTCCACAATTAATGTTAACAGACTTCGTTTCTAAAATTATCTGTCAACTATCTGTTTGCTCTCTTATTTCTAAACTACTGGACCGAACAAAATAGCATactgttaaattaattaacgaaagtTGCGTTAATTAATTGGTTAAGAAAgatatttgttctttttaaaAGGTGAATAACATTTAAGTTGTTCAAGGcaataaagaaacgaagaaaaaatgacgaaacgaaaaatataaccTATAAATAGAATACCAATAGAATTAATCGTAAGTTAGTCGACataagaattttctattgGCAACATGTGCATACCAAGTTCAGtgtctttcatttctttctcttttcataaAACTAATAACTGCACCAGCTTTCTTTACGCGGGACAgcgtgaaaaatattgtagCTATCATCGAAGTGAATTATTTCCGTTAAACTAGTTTTACGGATTATGTTTATACGAGTCAAGCGACCACATCAAGCTTTTCCAGCGTAGGGAAAAGCGACAATTCATTATGAGCCAATTCACGTGGTAATAACACGTGCGCTGGAAAGTAATATATACAATTCTAGCCGCGTATTGTTTGGTGGTATGTCAATTGTATGTACTTACGTACGTTATTTACATACAAATGTACATACGTATGAGACCAGCAATTTCGACGATTCAACGCGTGTGATAGCATTTTACCCATTAACGAATGTCTTACTTTTTCGTGGATAATATATTGACCTTGATAGCtagtatatgtacatatgcatAATATAAGAATCCTTTCACACTTTCACGAATGACATACATAActacatatgcatatatgtcGTTTTCCTGGTCCTGCGAGCGAAAGCGTGCTTTCCATAACTTCCGTGCAGTATAATTAGAGTTTCGTGAGTTGTAATTAGAATGAAACGATAACATACATACCCTATGTCAAAATTATCTATCTTATAGCGTAGAGAAATTGTTGCTCCGTTTGCGTACGTTTCCACATTTCTATCCTCAAACCAATCTCACTGATCATACACAATTCGACGACAACGAGCAAGGAGCTGGAAGACAGACTTTCTTGCGTGAAAATGACCACGCATAACCGGTCGACGCATCCGTCCTCGTTCACGAGTATAGAAACACTGACCTGCCGTCACGAGAGGAGAGCAAACCAGGTAAGAGGTAACAGAACCTCTCCCTACTATTCCCGTCCTGTCCTCTCTTTCTGCTTCACTCGCTCTCCGTCCTCTTTTTCcacctttttcctttcttccctcCTTAATCTTCTCTATTCTTTCTCCTCGCCTTTCctatcttatttttctttcttacacCTGTATTTCGTACTTCCTCTgactttccttctttctacTTCCCTCCCCTGTCTCTTTTCTGTATCccttatctttctttcttcacaAAATTGTTGGGTCTGTCTTTTTCCTATTTCCACTGCTTTAATAGATCTTTTCTATTGCTTCGTTCcctcctttcctttcttcttttttcccttcttcATCTCTTTTATGCAAGAAATCAGGTGTATTGcgaaaatagaatatattaaatctTATTCTATCTATGCACTAATCActattccattttatttttttttctttggtgTACCATTCTCTGACACTgactaattatatttatagcaattaaTAGTTTCTggatttctaaattaaaataaaatattattgtaatttataaatgtagtagtatacaaaTATGCTCCATTCTgctgtatattataattatattttatttatataattatatttttgttatatttaaacgacattttaattatgtataGGTAAGACTAAAGTATGCATAGTTTACGTTTTGCGAATATTCTTTATACGCACGCTTTAGAAAGatgaatgaaataatatgtacatatgtctGAATGAGAAATGAGTAACATCCACTTCGATTAAGATCTCCGCGAGTAGATATATTCgattgatataataaaatattctactttgcgaaataacaatataataaatcttttgGTCAATTTTTGCATTCATTATatggaagaaattgaaaaatattgttgttTAGAATAAAACCGAAAATGTTGTTGTCgtacacaaatatatataaacatacacGCCATCCTAAAGCTAAGCCTAATTCGAAGTAACCGGTTTTTTGATAAAACGCCCTCTTTACATatgaatagaaaaaaagatcaACAAACACCAGATACAATCGTTTAAACtactatttaaatacatactgAATAaccatataaaaaatatttttaaggaaaatcattaaaatatgatctcattttataatttttaaattatgcttttttatttccataattACCGCTAACGTAAAGCCACCCTGCAGCGTCGGAATTACATTTTCCAatataaagattaattttaaacaaattacatataatttgttctttaTTAGTTCCATTAATCTCAAACAAATGAGattaatcattttcaaaaatacataACATGCATATTATAAGTCCCTATTTCTCCACTAtgtattatatcgtatttttttGCAGATCAACTTTAAATATACATCGACATTTTACAAGAAATGATAATGTTGGAGCagaagaaatttctatatatgtaGGCATATATTAATGTGTCTGATTGTTCATATATGTATTGGAGTAGGAAGATCGACATTTCGTCGAAGCGAATAGGTCCTTACCTGCTGCCTACACGTCCTGATAACTTTACATCACTGTAACACCGGTATATCTAGCAGCTAGCAGACAGTGCCGTGCGTATCACCAAGTTCACCGTCTTTTCTTGTAACGTAACCCTGCGTAGGGTGTATTGCTCTCGCGTGCAGAAAATGTATTGTTACGGTCGTCAGCTGCTCTTTCGCTTCAAACGAGTACACTCTTTCTCTAGGTGGGGATATGCATCAGGGTCCCAGGGTACGACATACAGAGGGGAATGACTAGAACACAGGGAGAGGGATTTGTTTCCTATTGTTCGCGCTGCATATGCATGCAATCTTTGCTCAACGATTGTCACTGTAAATTGGACATTTGTCGCCTATGGAACTTTTCTAAGGttaacgtttctttcttttccccgttttttttttttttttttttataaatctcaGTGACTCTTGTCCTGTATATAAATACTTCCTTGTTCTGAGCGTACTTCGTACGTTTCCTCGTTCATTCCTTTTCTCCTACTagttaattattatcattttatttcaatatcattaattttgttataataatgttataataatattatataaaatttttaaactggtaaattttattcttattactTGTAAATGTAATCATGATTCGCTTCTGTCTCCTGTTGCAGGAGAGGTACAGATacacgaatattattattaatagttgcataaaagaattatatgaGTCACTAATGTGAAATGTAGCCCCGCGGAGGCAAAATTTAGCTTCGTGGAAAccaaattgtttattattaataatacaaattaaaatatattttttgacattcagtattatgtatatacaatatataatataatatgaaatcatatatattatattttattatattatatatatgatgatatacatataatggcATATATCTTGATATATAAcacatatatgatataacaCATATGTATAGAAGACAAGTTAAAGTGCTAAAATGGAATTACCGACAGTGGTATAATTGCAGCgtacgaaaaaaaaatattagctCAATAATTATACAGTTATTAACTTATTTTATACAACaagagatatatgtatatatgtttatcTAAGATATACTCTGATTTGAACATTTAATCTGACCTTAGTTGACACTCTCAGAATTCAAtcttaattcaataaatgaCACTTACATTTAGACACACATTTTGTAaccttatattttttaatttcatttattctcttatttttttatcaaactgtttcgtttcataatatatattatatttgtacatacatatataagaatatttcataacaagtaagacaaatgaaaaatcaatcatcttatttatttatactataatatgaTATAGTATAACTAAATAATACAACAacggaaatataaaaattgtttatcgtCAAAAAATTAAGGTCTATAAGTACGTTGTCTTTTGTTTATGAATTtgcatttcatttatattattgtcTAATAGTCTAATATCTGAAAGATAAAACGTAAGTACAAATGgagataaaataagaaaaaatattttatttatacaactacaggattttgtaatattgatTAAAATGTCTCTAATAAAATATCGGTAAATTACTCATTGAGTTCTTAATTTGATGGACTATAGATGACGTGACCTGCTTGCATCTACCTTCAtgcaatataattatacaaatcgATCCATTTGTTTACGGAGGTCGTTTGCTAGTCCATTGCGTTTTACCAGTATTTTTAGATTAAATAGTATTATGCTTTAAATCCTGTGTTTATGTGACTTTAGAAGGAAATAAAGCTGCAATGCCGGGGACTGAAGttagtatttttatgtatCACAGAAACATGCATTTGAAATGAGAtactgaattatttttttgacAGTTCTGGCTGTCAAATCGTATTATTATCGTAATCGTATTATTCATTAGAAATTTgggaaaagaaatataataatgaatataacttaaattttatcgatattttactCTTTTATTTCTCGTATCGTATAACTTTTTCATgatttaatattcttaattttaataatataataatcctTTATCTAGGACAATACAACAGAACTcggagaaatagaaaatgttaGGGTTGTGGTCCGTGTTCGACCTTTAAATGGAAAGGAGTTGGACGGACACTGTAAGAATATAGTACGCGTGGATACGATAAATAGTGAAATAACAGTTGAAAATCCTAATGCTGCACAAGGAGAACCACCAAAAGTATTTTCCTTTGACGCTGTCTTTGATACTGATTCAACTCAAGTTGATATTTACAATGAAACTGCGAGACCTATTGTGGATAAAGTTCTTCAAGGATACAATGGAACTATATTTGCATATGGACAAACAGGCACTGGTAAAACATATACTATGTCAGGTGCAAAGACATCTCCACAACTTAGGGGAATCATTCctaatacctttgcacataTTTTTGGATACATAGCTAAGGCTCATGACAACCAAAAGTAAgtatttttcatgaaaaagaaaataaatcaaaatttcattagtattcaattttatatttaagtattttgTGTGAATTAAACATGTAAAGGAATAATGTTTGATAGATTCCTTGTACGTGCAACATATTTAGAGATTTATAATGAAGAAGTTAGAGACTTACTTGGTAAAGATCAAAATACTAGACTAGAAGTAAAGGAAAGACCCGATATTGGAGTATTTGTAAAAGATCTCAGTGGCTATGTTGTCAATAATGCTGATGATTTAGATCGAATAATGTCTCTTGGTAATAAGAATCGTAAGTATCTTGTCAGGCACCTTTgtagaatatataattttatatatataattttaagtaTTAATACCTATAATAGTGGAAATAGCCATGCTTctaatgttataataaattgttataaacaaccatatgatatataattcttatataatacatagGTGTTGTTGGAGCTACAGCAATGAACGTATCGAGTTCAAGGTCTCatgtaatatttacaatcACAGTTGAATCTAGTCAACTTGGTGAGGATGGTGAACAACATGTAAAAATGGGGAAACTTCATTTAGTTGATTTAGCTGTATGTATCTTATTCTCATTATTCTACTGTACTTTAGTTtaacatattttctaattcaTGCCACTGATATTCTCTAGGGTTCGGAAAGACAAAGCAAGACAAAAGCTTCTGGAGTTCGTTTAAGAGAagcaacaaaaattaatttatcactTTCAACACTAGGTAACGTAATATCTGCATTAGTTGACGGTCAGAGTTCACATGTGCCTTACAGAAATTCCAAACTCACGAGATTGTTGCAAGATTCTTTGGGTGGTAACTCGAAAACTTTAATGGTAACattattcattttctttcctttctacgttttctttatccattattcatgaaataattatttcaattatttcaatttagtGTGCAAATATAAGTCCAGCAGATATAAACTATGACGAAACTATCAGTACACTTCGTTATGCGAACCGCgctaagaatattaaaaatagagcGAGAATTAATGAAGATCCAAAAGATGCTTTACTTCGGCAGTTTCAAGTTGAAATCGAACAATTACGTAAACAATTGGAAGAAAATGGTGCTGAAATGTCTGAATCTGAAGACGAATCTGAAGATTCTGAAGAAACAGGGGAGACTAGACATGAGAAGAAAGCACGACGTAGAAGAAGTCAAATATTAACAATGGAAGAATTAGAAGATAGGGATATAGATTCCAATGAAAAAATTGACAAAGCTGAAAGAGAAGATAAAAGTCCCGATGACAAAGATGTtatcgaattaaaaagaacTCAGTAAGTTTTTAGAGAATTGGTTAAAAAATATCGCTGAAGAATATCtataagatattaattattctagGAGCGAGAAAGAAGCATTACGAGAGAAAATGCAGAATCTACAAAATAAGATTTTAGTCGGAGGTGAAAATTTGTTGGAAAAAGCAGAAGCTCAAGAACAGTTATTGGCTGCAGCTGCAATTGAACTTGAACAACGTAAAAGCAGAGAAGAACAGTTGAAAAAAGCTATTGAAGCAAAGGAAGCTGAACGTATTGATATAGAAGAGAAATATTCTTCCTTGCAAGAGGAAGCTGCAGGGAAAACTAAGAAATTAAGTCGCGTACATACGATGTTAATGTCTGTTAAAGCAGAGTTATCTGATTTACAGCAAGAACATCAAAGAGAGATGGAAGGTCTTTTGGAAGGAGTTAGAGGTATTGGGCGAGAATTACAACTTCAAGAGCTAATAGTAAACAGTTACATTCCTGTTGAATATCAGGTATCTATAAcagtgtaatattttatttaaaaaaataaatattttcgccAAAACGTCTATGTACTAATCCTATTTTAGACAACGATTGAAAGATATGTTCATTGGAATGAAGATATTGGGGAATGGCAATTAAAGTGCGTAGCATATACAGGTAACAATATGCGCAAAGCACAAATCACGCCACCATTAGGAACTAACAAGGATGtacgtattaatttttcaaaattaacaataaatcatatttatgtaataaatcaTCATACTTATAATAATGTCTATTCCTAGCAAATTCAACCTGATATGTCAAATATATATCTCTCTTACAATAACGGAATTGACAATACTTTCGTGCAACCAAAAAAAATACGAAGCCGATCTGGAGTTCCAAGGCCAACTACAGCACATAGACGTACACCACACTAAAACTATGTTTAAtctataaaatgataaaaatatttatatttcacgaaatattcaattctatgattttttagaatttttttaaagcattattctaatttatttttgtttatataatatatacgagAAAATGAGTATTTTCTacaattatacatttatttctattctaaATTAGGTATATTCACACTGATCTTAAGTACTCCATAGAAGCAAAGGGTATATACAGTATAATAGAACGATATCTAATTAACAAGACCGGTTTATTAAGAGCTACAATTTCTGTGTTGTATGATCATACAATTTAAAACTACATGCTATACAAAGTACTTAATTTCTgctaatttacataaattgcAGAAGTTAGAATTAAGTTCGGTagagttattattatttcaactcGGATGATTTTCTTATATTGTACACACCATTAATACttaaagaagaattataaCAGTaagattttatgttttatgtatttagaTACATTTTTCTGCGATGTCTATGAAATATTAGATGATGAAATCTAAATCAATGAGTATCAACTTCCAcagaaattacattttcatatttaatagcATGCTATACAAGTTACTATTAAATGGAGAATTAATATAAAGATTTTAGGGAGGAAAAAGTATGTGCTGTACctgtgtaataaaaaataagatcGTTTAGCTCGATATAGGAAATTAGAGTTAAATGTAACTGAAAACAATAGGAACGCAGTCTTTATCAAAAACTTAGCAATCTTATGTCTTTTTACATTGtcatttatgtattataatttgataaaGACCAGATTTTCTTTAGCTTAATAATAGTATTACAATaagtatttctatataacgttaaattttgtcattaaaacattttatgataattatttaaagaactTAACAAAAAGTAACTTgggttttgtttaaaatttaacgTGTACCAATGCTTGCTTAATCATTTATATCAATAAACTTATAGAAAAAGCAAAGCACATCTCTATGGCAGAATAGGATTTTAACTGcacttaaattattttttactctatattatcgaaaatatttaaaaattttgtctgagttttaactttttattatgatattaagtactgtgataataaaaattcttattattcTCAATTCCTTACCAATTATTTAAATCAGTTAAGGATACTAGATGTAATTAGTATTGTGTGTATATTatgcttttttaaatatataatttacgaaataaaaataaataattatgtactTATATAGTTTTCCGCATATTCgttttttattaaagtttcCCATCACAACATCAGTATAAAAATTTagctaataaattttgtttttatctcgGTATTCTTGAatccattttttaataaagaagCGATGGTATTTCCGTGCTAAAATAACACTATATGGATCATTGGCATCACTGCTTCTTAAGTCAAGATGATGTGCACTTTCTGGTATTATTACTGCTACTGCTGAAGAAGATAAGTTTTGTAATACTCCACCACTAGACCATGGATCCATTAAACCATTactaaatgaaacaaaataatgaataaataaaagattacattataaatgataattgtatttcatgtgaaatattagtatatatatatatatatatatgtagactTGTATTATGCATATATTAATCTCACATTTGTTTCAATTGTTCCAAGTAAAAAAAGTTGATATTACTTGACGATATATATACCTGAAAACAATATTTGTTGCAGTAGATAGATCTTTACATCCATATTGTTCGCATACTAAGTTTGGCAGTGGTTTTACTGAATATTGCTTCATACAGTCCTTGGTATAACTATCCAAATTCCATGAACGAGGTTTAAACATATCATTTATTCCATCTGAACAAATTGGCATTACCATTTCTGTACAAGCTTGGAAAGGCCATCCAACAGCACCTAATTGAGGCACAgaatcatttaaatttaaacacTTTGTTTCACTAGTATAATTAGTGAATATATTAATTGCTTTCTGTATTGCTATTAACAACTCTGTTCCTACGAGTGATTGATTTGTTAGATGTTTGCATACAGCCTGTAATAACAACAATATCttgtaaattatgaaatatatataaatgaaataattttatttagagATTAATTGAACGATAGACTAACTGTAAATTGAGATACTTACTTTAACGGGGTAAGCAGGTAATGGTGTCAAAAAGTTAGCTTCATATGGATAATTTACTACAGCAaggtttatataaatatcctcCAAATAAGACATTAGTTGTTGGACATcacttgaattttttaatggtTGACATAATTTCCAACTATCTGCTAACCACTCTCTCCCTTTGTCTAttaggaaaaatagaaaataattttaaaaatataaaaagacaatataaataataggTTACCCTATTACCGCTTGATGTTATATTGATAATAGTATTCCATGATCTACGAATAAGTTTTGGACAGTTTGTATGAGCTGTTTTAAAATCTGAGGTAACTATGCGCGCAAAAGCTTCACATTCTGTAACTCCACTAAACTGTAATATTGGAGCTGAAGATGCAATTGctctgtaatattatataatttttatttatattatatattattcttattgTATTTCTAGTTGGTACTGTTTCACTAACCCTTGTACAACATGAGGATATTTCATACGTATCCATGCACTAAGCATACCACCATATGAACCACCAAAAACTATAACAGGACTATACTTATATTCTGGTTTAGATTTCACATATTGAATCAAATCAACATAATCTGCAAGGGCTTGTTGAGATGTTAGATATCCTAAATGATTCAAATCCATGTAGGATTTATTGCCATAAGGCATAGATTCTCCATAGTAACGATGTTCagcaaaaattaataaagctCCAAATTCTGGAGCTATGTCCCACATAAAaccctgtaaaatataaaaattaagtcaaaattttaaattatgtttaaataaaatacgttaGTTAATTATCCTATAGGTTATATACTTACAGTATTTTGAgcaaaattttcaatgttaCCTTCATTTCcagtataaaagaaaataggtGCATCTTTTTTGATTTGCCAAGTATTATTTACGAGATATCGTAATTTAAATGTATCTGACACTGAAAAGCTAAAGTGATCCACCtgtgatatatttaaaataatttattttttatacaaaagaaactataaATAAGATTCATACACGTATGTAATGTATAGAACTTTAGTAATTTAATAAGTTTAGATCTCTGTATATTGAGTAATTTTCTCATAAGGCACATGCaataatcgataatttataaatgtaagaatatatgtacattaaataggcaaaaaaagtaaatatataaaaataattcgtaaCGAATGTCACCGATAAAAGTTCTACATCaggaatttaatattacatacTGGCATATCAATTGTTTTAATCTCATATTTGTATTTCCCGCTGTATAACTCATTTTGAGTGCGTAATTGATTTTGATAGTTtccgtaaaatttatttaaaaggaTATATTGCATGGTAGGTTGCCATAATGCaataaaaaggaatattaaaatattgtacagTCCCATCTCAATACACTATCAATGAATTCCAGATTCCAACTTTTAATTGacattaattgaattaatttatgataaaCCAACATCGGCAACAACTGTCTTCAGAGCATTTCCGTATCAGGTTActgatatatatacacacatatgtgtatacatatatacagggTTATTCACAATCGTATATGTATTACAGTGTATTAACTTAAAACCCGACATACAAAACTTGGAAAATGGTCACATGGCCACACGTACTTTTAACACTACAGTCAAAACATGACATACACCACCTATAAATTACCGCTACAACTAGAGCTAATTATAAACGAGAACACAGAGGGAGTCCGGTGTCAGTGGCTACTACACGCATAGAGTTCATTTGAAAAATACTCATGTATATTCGCATTTTTACAAACAATACAACTCTTTCTTACTTCGATcggcattttttatttttaacgatttgaacattttttctatattataatttaaaatttgtggCTTTTGTATAGTATCCAGACTGCAAAATATTCGACTAGAatgataatttttagaaatttttgagatcgttttaaaaatttggtATGGCTTACTCTGTATGCATTTGAATTGTATTGGATTAGGTttggattattttttattttccggCCACCATGCCGAGGTGGCCTGTTAGACTGTGATTGTACAAACAGCGGTAAATGGTAAAATTAACATTTGATGCATTGGCATTAGTTGTGCCATTGCTTGTTTTACTGCTTTGTAGGATCACGGCCTTACACGGATTTGTAAAGTTAAGATTTTTGTCGGTCAAATATTCATAAGGCTGAATTTTCAAAACTGtttattactattaaaaataacggCTTTGACAATCTAAAATACTTCTGAAAAGAcacattcaaataaaaaattttgctataaatacgTTGAGTGCAAGAATGAAAAACAAGGGTGAATGTGAGATGCAGCTAAGACGCTTCATACAATTCATTTAAAACTTATTAGCATAgctatattttaaaacattttctggaatatctcggaaactaGTCGAAATAGAGGAATGGTGTTAATCCAGGCGGATTTTTTTCCGCTGGGGATATAACTGTGTAAacagattttttaaaagtcCATTTGttcaaagaatatattacaatCTGTGTTCGACctttcgcggagagacgcaaTCGCAAAGAAGCGCGCCAACGAGAGTCATAAATTCCCATTACGATTtgataatcgacgccacgaattGGTCAatcccctatttcggttaggataatagaggtggttGATCTGATGATAACACTTagttaacaaattaaaatatgcaCTTTATCCCAACAACTTTGTAGATATAAATAGTTACGCGTGGTGCGTGTAGATGTATTTTCAGCGAAGTGTAAATAGTAAGTTAAACTGATGACTGATTAATGATCGAAAAACCAGTCAAGAGATGGTGACTGACCTAGGTATGAAAAGCCATATAAGATATTGACTGATCAAGGGATGAAAAACCAGTCAAGATATTGTCTGGTCAACAGATGAAAAATCAGTGAAGTTCGGTGATGATGCTGTCGCAGAGAATAAATTTTGCTGGGATGTTGGTCGCCCCACCAACGGTCGCTTGTGGGTGGAAATAGCTGTTGAACATGGGAAAAACCTGACTTTCCCATTTTTTATCTGATTGAACAATAACCCTAAGGAACATCTCGACTTGAAGGATGTTTTGTAGCAATTAAGGGCCTTGACGGTAAAGTAAAATTGGTTAGTTTTACGACGGTTCCTTAGGATTATTGTAGTCCGACTAATTATATTTGCACAGCTAGTGGCCGCTTTGACCGAGGGATGGATTCTGGTTTATGTAAAGAGTCACCGGACGTAACAATCTGATACTTCTTCATTaatgttttatgtaaatatttatctatttttatgtaaagtGTTTGTGTAGGTTGTAGATTATACATCTAAACTGTAAATATGGATAAAATAGATCATTAATTTTTCACAAATTATCAAACATGATTATTACTGAAATTTGCTCATGCACGGTGTTTTCCAACAGGCAAATAGAACTTTACAAGCTGATTTGCAGTATTATTCTAAATAGAAATCATCAAATAAGCATAGAAGTCTTACAAAAGTCTATAAAAATTACCATATCAAAATTACCAAAAAGTACCATAAAACTTATAACTCCAGGTAGGTACAAAGAGTCTGCTGTGTTGCTTTCTGTCGAAGATGCCTACATGGCTTATTTTGAATGCTTAATTATCTGTCTAAATACCCTGAATATCTTTTACATTATGAGTTTACACTCTTT is part of the Bombus fervidus isolate BK054 chromosome 7, iyBomFerv1, whole genome shotgun sequence genome and harbors:
- the LOC139989002 gene encoding lysosomal Pro-X carboxypeptidase, which codes for MGLYNILIFLFIALWQPTMQYILLNKFYGNYQNQLRTQNELYSGKYKYEIKTIDMPVDHFSFSVSDTFKLRYLVNNTWQIKKDAPIFFYTGNEGNIENFAQNTGFMWDIAPEFGALLIFAEHRYYGESMPYGNKSYMDLNHLGYLTSQQALADYVDLIQYVKSKPEYKYSPVIVFGGSYGGMLSAWIRMKYPHVVQGAIASSAPILQFSGVTECEAFARIVTSDFKTAHTNCPKLIRRSWNTIINITSSDKGREWLADSWKLCQPLKNSSDVQQLMSYLEDIYINLAVVNYPYEANFLTPLPAYPVKAVCKHLTNQSLVGTELLIAIQKAINIFTNYTSETKCLNLNDSVPQLGAVGWPFQACTEMVMPICSDGINDMFKPRSWNLDSYTKDCMKQYSVKPLPNLVCEQYGCKDLSTATNIVFSNGLMDPWSSGGVLQNLSSSAVAVIIPESAHHLDLRSSDANDPYSVILARKYHRFFIKKWIQEYRDKNKIY
- the Klp64d gene encoding kinesin-like protein 64D, translated to MPGTEDNTTELGEIENVRVVVRVRPLNGKELDGHCKNIVRVDTINSEITVENPNAAQGEPPKVFSFDAVFDTDSTQVDIYNETARPIVDKVLQGYNGTIFAYGQTGTGKTYTMSGAKTSPQLRGIIPNTFAHIFGYIAKAHDNQKFLVRATYLEIYNEEVRDLLGKDQNTRLEVKERPDIGVFVKDLSGYVVNNADDLDRIMSLGNKNRVVGATAMNVSSSRSHVIFTITVESSQLGEDGEQHVKMGKLHLVDLAGSERQSKTKASGVRLREATKINLSLSTLGNVISALVDGQSSHVPYRNSKLTRLLQDSLGGNSKTLMCANISPADINYDETISTLRYANRAKNIKNRARINEDPKDALLRQFQVEIEQLRKQLEENGAEMSESEDESEDSEETGETRHEKKARRRRSQILTMEELEDRDIDSNEKIDKAEREDKSPDDKDVIELKRTQSEKEALREKMQNLQNKILVGGENLLEKAEAQEQLLAAAAIELEQRKSREEQLKKAIEAKEAERIDIEEKYSSLQEEAAGKTKKLSRVHTMLMSVKAELSDLQQEHQREMEGLLEGVRGIGRELQLQELIVNSYIPVEYQTTIERYVHWNEDIGEWQLKCVAYTGNNMRKAQITPPLGTNKDQIQPDMSNIYLSYNNGIDNTFVQPKKIRSRSGVPRPTTAHRRTPH